One genomic region from Vicia villosa cultivar HV-30 ecotype Madison, WI unplaced genomic scaffold, Vvil1.0 ctg.001069F_1_1, whole genome shotgun sequence encodes:
- the LOC131633108 gene encoding uncharacterized protein LOC131633108, with product MARPIEFVRDINDSKDLWKISVRCKHLWSVTSASKKEHLEMILVDSKGSMIQAVVPPYLVTKFKEYLCHGCSYVMQNFKVGSNDFSFKSTDHKHKLVFCGSTSVKKTDNPEIPVKVLNLLSLADIVVGKFQSNILVGNILLGLIHVLGGAVEITQSHVSTDNSKSKVVFSITDNSKSIVACTLWGQYAIQFNEYWTKNKDDGNMVVLLINARIKEAQGNFPLNISNAWNGTKLIINDTSFEQVSKLKESFKGDFPKLSDTSVQVTASQNSYYSDFDKFVWKADILSLAEIGGLQQETTCVTVATLDKFDVGQSGWYYDGCVDCTKSVTLRDGKLECYAKHISHSPVPRFKLEILAVDGKCNAKFIFWDVDCVKLVGKSAAEIISGLKRAGEYDPLEFPYELDSILKRELAIRAVFHPKNGRLSVIGFRDDQETRNRVKENFRAEEPTSRLRIIEPTSQDDFPSVSEPLSVSADYDPSASNTNLTPSKRILSEAVEEIEGVQLSSTKLIKDIKKEE from the exons ATGGCGCGTCCAATCGAGTTTGTGAGGGATATCAATGACTCAAAGGACCTCTGGAAGATTTCTGTTAGGTGTAAACATCTATGGTCAGTcacaagtgcttcaaagaaggaaCACCTTGAAATGATTCTCGTGGATTCTAAG GGATCTATGATTCAAGCTGTTGTACCTCCATACTTGGTTACCAAGTTCAAGGAATATCTCTGTCATGGTTGTTCATACGTAATGCAGAATTTTAAAGTAGGTTCCAATGACTTCTCTTTTAAGTCCACTGATCATAAACACAAGCTGGTGTTTTGTGGTTCTACTTCCGTTAAGAAAACAGACAACCCAGAAATTCCTGTTAAGGTTCTCAATCTCCTTAGTTTGGCTGACATTGTAGTTGGAAAgttccaatcaaatattttagTTGGTAACATTCTTCTTGGACTAATTC ATGTTCTTGGTGGAGCTGTAGAGATTACTCAGTCCCATGTCAGTACTGATAACAGCAAGAGCAAAGTTGTTTTTTCAATTACTGATAACAG CAAATCCATTGTTGCGTGTACGTTATGGGGTCAATATGCAATCCAATTCAATGAGTATTGGACAAAAAATAAGGATGATGGTAATATGGTTGTGCTTCTGATTAATGCTCGAATAAAGGAGGCTCAAG GAAACTTTCCTTTAAACATATCAAATGCGTGGAATGGCACAAAACTGATCATTAATGATACTAGCTTTGAACAAGTTTCCAAGCTAAAAGAAAG TTTtaaaggtgattttccaaagttgTCAGATACAAGTGTGCAAGTTACTGCATCACAAAATTCATACTACTCAGATTTCGATAAGTTTGTATGGAAAGCTGATATATTAAGTCTTGCAGAAATAGGGGGTTTGCAACAG GAAACTACATGTGTAACTGTTGCCACGCTGGATAAATTTGATGTTGGCCAATCTGGATGGTATTACGATGGATGTGTTGATTGTACAAAAAGTGTGACTCTGAGGGATGGAAAGCTTGAGTGTTATGCAAAACATATAAGTCATTCTCCCGTGCCCAG GTTTAAACTGGAAATATTGGCTGTTGACGGTAAATGCAATGCAAAGTTCATTTTCTGGGACGTCGACTGTGTTAAGTTAGTAGGCAAATCCGCTGCTGAGATTATAAGTGGTCTAAAAAGG GCTGGGGAATATGATCCGCTTGAATTCCCTTACGAGCTTGATTCAATATTGAAGCGGGAGTTGGCTATCAGAGCTGTATTCCATCCCAAAAATGGACGGCTCTCTGTGATTGGTTTCAGAGATGACCAGGAAACCCGTAATAGAGTTAAGGAAAATTTTAGAGCTGAAGAG CCTACATCTAGGCTTCGCATAATTGAACCAACATCGCAGGACGATTTCCCAAGTGTTTCT GAACCTCTGTCTGTCTCAGCCGATTATGATCCTTCTGCCTCAAATACTAATCTTACACCTTCTAAGAGAATTTTAAGTGAAGCTGTTGAGGAAATTGAAGGTGTCCAGCTTTCGTCGACGAAGTTAATCAAAGATATCAAGAAGGAAGAATAG